TCCCGTCGGGGCCGCCACAGGTGCCGAGGTAGCTCAGTTGGTAGAGCATGCGACTGAAAATCGCAGTGTCGGCGGTTCGATTCCGCCCCTCGGCACCACGCTTTTTATTGCGATCTCGCGGGGCGGCCTCCCAGTAGGCTGAGGGTCCCGCCCAACAGACCGCCAATCGCACCTCCGACCAACCCCGATGCGGCACCGCGTGCGGCGCTGAGGTGGGGCATGGCCCCGCCGAGCACTGTGCCGACCACGAGGCCCGCGGCGATTCCAGCGAGCAGACCCGCGCCGACGGCCACCGCTTGGCGGGGGGTTGCGTTCTGCACGAGCGCGCTGCTGAACGCGCCGACGATGCCGCCGCCTAGACCGCTCATGACCCCCACGACGATCGAGATGGCCCGGAGCACCTCGGGGGTTCCCTCGATGAGCGTTCCAGCAGCGGCCAGCGCCGCGCTGTACACGAGATCCATTCCCGATCACCTCCTTATTCCTTATGAGGAACTCGTGGCTTTTATTCTATTCGATTCGGGCGGCCGTTCTGGGTTGGCCGGGCTGAGGCAGGGCGCTGGGGGGGCTTCGTGGATTAGGGGGGAGCGGCTTTTGCCCTAGGCGTGCGGCTTGACAGGAATTAGGGGGTGTGTTAGGCTTTTAGCTCGGACGGGGTTGGATTCCCCGCCAAGCCCCCAGGGTGCCACCCTAGCTCAACCGGTAGAGCACCCGACTTGTAATCGGGCGGTTAGGGGTTCGACTCCCCTGGGTGGCTCCAGCTGCAGGTGCAGCGCCAAGCGTGGGCAGGTGCCCGAGTGGCCAAAGGGGACGGTCTGTAAAACCGTTGGCGTATGCCTTCGCTGGTTCGAATCCAGCCCTGCCCACCACACGCGGGAGTAGCTCAGTTGGTAGAGCATCGGCTTCCCAAGCCGAGGGTCGCGGGTTCGAGTCCCGTCTCCCGCTCCACGGGCTCGCGTAGCTCAGCAGGTAGAGCACACCCTTGGTAAGGGTGAGGTCGCCGGTTCAAGTCCGGCCGCGAGCTCCAGATTTTCAAGCGGTAACCGTGCCCGCCCGGTCTCCTGAGGAGGGGAGCCTAGCGGGCCGGTTAAACCTGTAGGGAGGACGGTTACGATGGCCAAGGGTGTGTTTGAGCGGACGAAGCCTCACGTGAACGTGGGGACGATTGGGCACGTGGACCACGGGAAGACGACGCTGACGGCGGCGATCACGTTTGCTGCTGCGGCGATGGACCCGTCGGTGGAGGTGCAGGACTACGACCAGATTGACAAGGCGCCGGAGGAGCGTGCGCGGGGGATTACGATCAACACGGCGCACGTGGAGTACAACACGGAGAAGCGGCACTATTCGCACGTGGATTGTCCCGGGCACGCGGATTATGTGAAGAACATGATCACGGGTGCGGCGCAGATGGACGGGGCGATTTTGGTGGTGTCGGCGGCGGACGGGCCGATGCCGCAGACGCGGGAGCACATTTTGCTGGCGCGTCAGGTGGGCGTGCCGTACATTGTGGTGTTTTTGAACAAGGTGGACATGGTGGACGACGAGGAGCTCCTGGAGCTGGTGGAGATGGAGGTTCGGGAGCTGTTGAGCCAGTACGAGTTTCCCGGGGATGAGGTGCCGGTGATCCGTGGTTCGGCGCTGAAGGCGCTGGAGGCGCTGCACGCGAACCCGAAGACGCAGCGGGGCGAGAACGAGTGGGTGGACAAGATTTGGGAGTTGCTGGACGCGATTGACGAGTACATTCCGACGCCGGAGCGGGATGTGGACAAGCCGTTCCTGATGCCGATTGAGGACGTGTTTACGATCACGGGTCGGGGGACGGTTGCGACGGGGCGCATTGAGCGCGGGAAGATCACGGTTGGCGAGGAAGTGGAGATTGTGGGTTTGGGGGAGACGCGCCGGACGGTGGTGACGGGTTTGGAGATGCACCGGAAGACGCTGTCGGAGGGTCTTGCGGGGGACAACGTTGGGGCGTTGCTGCGCGGTGTGGGGCGTGACGAGGTGGAGCGAGGCCAGGTGTTGGCGAAGCCGGGATCGATCACGCCGCACACGAAGTTTGAGGCGCAGGTGTACGTGTTGAAGAAGGAGGAGGGGGGCCGGCACACGGGGTTTTTTTCTGGGTACCGGCCGCAGTTTTACTTTCGGACGACGGACGTGACGGGTGTGGTGACGCTGCCCGAGGGCGTGGAGATGGTGATGCCCGGGGATAACGTGACGTTCACGGTGGAGCTGATCAAGCCGATTGCGTGCGAGGAGGGGCTGCGGTTTGCGATTCGCGAGGGCGGCCGTACCGTGGGCGCGGGTGTCGTCACCAAGATCCTGGAGTAATCCCCGCTTCTAGAGGGGGGAGGTGGCCTCCCCCCTTTCCCCCTGTCTGAAGAGGAGAGCCATGGCCAGCGACGTACGCATCAAAATCCTGCTCGAGTGCACCGAGTGCAAGCGCCGCAACTACGCCACCGAAAAGAACCGGCGCAACACCACGGGGAAGCTCGAGCTCCGCAAGCACTGCCCGTGGTGCAACAAGCACACGGTCCATAAGGAAGTTAAGGCGTAGCCATGGGGCGGATCATCGCTTACTTCCGCGAGGCACGGGCAGAGCTCGCCCGGGTGACCTGGCCGAGCCGGGAGGAGATCATCCAGTCCACCGAGGCGATCCTGCTCTTCACCTTGTTCTCGATGACCATACTCTGGGTCTATGACCTGGTGTTTGGTCAGTTGATGCGGTTGATCATCCGATGAGCATCGAATGGTACGCGGTCCACACCTACGTGGGGTACGAGGATAAGGTCAAGGCCAACATCGAGAAACGGGCCAAGGCCTTGGGCATGGAGGACAAGATCTTTCAAGTCCTCATCCCCACCGAGGAGATCGTGGAGCACCGTGAAGGCGGAAAGAAAGAGGTGGTGCGCCGCAAGCTCTTCCCAGGGTATGTCTTCGTGCAGATGGACCTCGGCGATAACCCCGAGGACCCCAACGAGGCCTGGGAGGTGGTGCGCCACACCCCGGGCGTGACCGGGTTTGTGGGGACCGCGACCCGCCCGGTGCCGCTCACGCCGGATGAGGTGCAAGGCATCCTTGAGGCCAGCGGCGTGGCGGGCAAGAAGGAAGGGCCCAAGCCCCAGGTTTCCTTCAAGGAAGGGGACGTGGTGCGAGTGGTTTCCGGCCCCTTCGCCGATTTTACGGGGGTGGTCAGCGAGATCAGCCCCGAGCGCAACAAGGTCAAGGTGCTGGTGTCCATCTTCGGGCGCGAGACCCCGGTCGAGCTGGATTTCTCGCAGGTGGTCCGCGCGTAACGGCTGGAGTCGGGAGCCGGGTCGGCTTCTGGCTTCAGGCCCTGCAGGCGTGAACACCCCGAATTACGGGGGAGCCTAGAGGAGGTCAAAAAATGAAGAAGGTTGTGGGTATTGTGAAGCTGCAGCTGCCCGCGGGCAAAGCCACGCCCGCGCCCCCGGTGGGGCCCGCGTTGGGCCAGCACGGGGCGAACATCATGGAGTTCTGCAAGGCCTTTAACGCGGCCACGGCGAACATGGGGGACGCGATCATTCCCGTGGAGATCACCATCTACTCTGATCGCTCCTTCACCTTCATCACCAAGACGCCCCCGGCCTCCTACCTGATCCGCAAAGCGGCGGGGATCGAGAAGGGAGCCCAGAAGCCGGGCCGTGAGAAGGTCGGCAAGATCACCTGGGAGGACTGCCTCAAGATCGCTGAGCAGAAGATGAAGGACCTGAACGCGGGCAGCCTTGAGGCCGCCGCGCGGCAGATCGCCGGGTCCGCCCGTTCGATGGGCGTGGAAGTGGAGGGGATGCCCGATGCCTAAGCACGGTAAGCGGTACCGCGCGTTGCTGGAAAAGGTCGACACTACGAAGACCTACGAGATCGACGAGGCGGCCCGGCTGGTCAAGGAGCTGGCCTCCGCCCGCTTCGACGAGACCGTGGAGGCGCACATCAAGCTCGGCATCGATCCTCGCAAGTCCGACCAGAACGTGCGCTCCACCGTGACCTTGCCGCACGGAACCGGCCGCACCGTGCGCGTGCTGGCCATCGCGAAGGGCGAGAAGATCAAGGAAGCCGAGGAGGCCGGGGCGGACTACGCCGGAGGCGAGGAGTTCATCCAGAAGATCCTGGACGGCTGGATGGAGTTCGACGCGGTCGTGGCCACCCCGGACATGATGGGCGCGGTGGGCTCCAAGCTGGGGCGGATCCTGGGGCCGCGCGGTTTGTTGCCGAACCCGAAGGCCGGCACCGTGGGCTTTAACATCGGCGAGATCATCAAGGAGATCAAGGCCGGCCGTATCGAGTTCCGTAACGACAAGACCGGTGTGGTGCACGCGCCCATCGGCAAGGCGAGCTTCGCGCCGGAACAAATCGCGGAAAACCTTCGTGCCTTCATCAAGGCGGTCGAGGCGGCGAAGCCCGAGGCGGCCAAGGGCACCTACCTGCGGAGCGTCTACATCACCACCACCATGGGCCCTTCCATCCGGGTGAACCCGTACTCCTAATGGAGGCCCGACTTGCGGTGCCCGGCGTTCCGCTTTAAGCTAACGGACGGCACCCCGGTGCGGACCGGCTCCGCGCCATGGAATGACGCTTAAGACAGCGGGGGGCACACGGCCTTAAACGAACAGGAAACCCCGCCGAGGCGCTTTGGGGGAGCGTTTCGAGGCCCGAGGTCCGGGGGACCCCCACCCCCACGGAGGAGGAAGACGTGCCGAGCAAACGCAACGTCGAGCTCCTGGCCCGCCTGAAGGAAACCCTGCAGGCTGCGGACGGCTCGTTCTTCCTGGTGAACTATCAGGGCCTACCGGCCGGTGATGAGTTCCAGCTCAGAAAGGCGTTGAAGGAGAAGGGAGCGCGCCTGCTTGTGGCCAAGAACACCCTGATCCGCATCGCGCTTCAAGAGCTGGGCTTGCCCGAGCTGGACGGGGCGCTGGCCGGGCCGACCGCGGTGGTGGTCTTCGAGGACCCCGTCGCTGCGGCGAAAGCCCTGCTAGACTTCGCCGAGAAGAACGAGAAGAAGATCCCCGAGGCTAAGGCCGGCTTGCTGCAGGGTCAGCTCCTCTCCCCGGAGGACATCAAGGCGCTGGCCAAGCTGCCCACCCTGGACGAACTGCGCGCCGAACTGGTGGGTACGCTGCAGGCCCCGATGGCCGAGATGGTTGGCGTGCTGGGCGGTGCAGCCCGCGAGTTCGTAGGCATCCTGGACGCGTACGTGAAGAAACAGAAAGAAGCGGCGTAAGCGAAGGTAGAGGAGGAAGAAGATGGCTCTGGACATCGAACGCATTAAAGAGGAACTTTCCCAGGCGACCGTTCTCGAGCTCAAGCAGCTGATCGACGTGCTGAAGGAGGAGTGGGGCGTGGAGGCCGCCGCTCCCGTGGCCGTGGCCGCGGTGCCCGGTGCGGCCGCCGGGGCTGAGGCCGCCGCTGAGGAGAAGACCGAGTTCGACGTGATCCTCAAGGAGGCGGGCGGCCAGAAGCTCCAGGTCATCAAGGAGGTGCGGGCCATCACCGGTCTGGGCCTCAAGGAGGCCAAGGACCTGGTGGAGAAGGGCGGCGCCATCAAGGAAGGCATCTCCAAGGAAGAAGCCGAAGAGATCAAGAAGAAGCTCGAGGCCGTCGGCGCCACCGTCGAACTGAAGTAAAGCGTCTCGGCAGGTGGTATCCTAGGGTGATGCCCCTGCCGTCCCACCGGGTGTGCAAGTTTAGGGGGTAGCACCGGTGCCCTGGCGAACCAGGGGGTTCGCCAGGGTACCCCCTGCCCCCACCCTCCCGTTTAACGCGCCAGAGGTGAGCGCATGAAGAAATTCAAGCGGTTCGGTCAGATCCAGGAAGTCATCCCCCTGCCGCCCCTTACCCAGATCCAAGTCGAATCCTTCCGCAAAGCCCTCCAGCTCGATGTACCCCCGCACCAGCGGGAGAACATCGGTATCCAGGCGGCCTTCCGTGAGGTCTTCCCGATCGAGGAAGGGGAGCGGGGGCGCGGCGGGCTGGTGCTGGACTTCCTGGAGTACCGTCTGGGCGATCCCCCCTTCTCGCCGGACGAGTGCCGGGAGAAGGACCTCACCTACCAGGCCCCACTGTACGCCCGACTGCAGCTGATCCACAAGGACTCCGGGCTGATCAAGGAGGACGAGGTCTTCCTCGGGGACCTGCCCCTCATGACCCCCGACGGCTCCTTCATCATCAACGGGGCGGACCGGGTGATCGTCAGCCAGATCCACCGTTCGCCCGGGGTGTACTTCACCATGGACCCCAACCGCCCCGGCCGGTACGTGGCCTCGATCATCCCGCTGCCCAAGCGCGGGCCCTGGATCGACCTCGAGTTCGACTCGAGCGGGGCCCTCTTGATGAAGGTCAACAAGAAGAAGTTCCCGGTCGTCCTACTCCTCCGGGTGTTGGGGCATGACGAGGTCAGCCTGAAGCGCGAGCTCGCGCGTTATGGGGACCTGATCAACGCGGTGCTCGACGAGGGCGTGTTCGAGATGAGCCCTCAGGAGGCCTTGTTGCGCCTGTTTACGGTACTGCGTCCGGGGGACCCGCCCAAGCGGGAC
This region of Marinithermus hydrothermalis DSM 14884 genomic DNA includes:
- the tuf gene encoding elongation factor Tu, giving the protein MAKGVFERTKPHVNVGTIGHVDHGKTTLTAAITFAAAAMDPSVEVQDYDQIDKAPEERARGITINTAHVEYNTEKRHYSHVDCPGHADYVKNMITGAAQMDGAILVVSAADGPMPQTREHILLARQVGVPYIVVFLNKVDMVDDEELLELVEMEVRELLSQYEFPGDEVPVIRGSALKALEALHANPKTQRGENEWVDKIWELLDAIDEYIPTPERDVDKPFLMPIEDVFTITGRGTVATGRIERGKITVGEEVEIVGLGETRRTVVTGLEMHRKTLSEGLAGDNVGALLRGVGRDEVERGQVLAKPGSITPHTKFEAQVYVLKKEEGGRHTGFFSGYRPQFYFRTTDVTGVVTLPEGVEMVMPGDNVTFTVELIKPIACEEGLRFAIREGGRTVGAGVVTKILE
- the rpmG gene encoding 50S ribosomal protein L33, yielding MASDVRIKILLECTECKRRNYATEKNRRNTTGKLELRKHCPWCNKHTVHKEVKA
- the secE gene encoding preprotein translocase subunit SecE, with translation MGRIIAYFREARAELARVTWPSREEIIQSTEAILLFTLFSMTILWVYDLVFGQLMRLIIR
- the nusG gene encoding transcription termination/antitermination protein NusG: MSIEWYAVHTYVGYEDKVKANIEKRAKALGMEDKIFQVLIPTEEIVEHREGGKKEVVRRKLFPGYVFVQMDLGDNPEDPNEAWEVVRHTPGVTGFVGTATRPVPLTPDEVQGILEASGVAGKKEGPKPQVSFKEGDVVRVVSGPFADFTGVVSEISPERNKVKVLVSIFGRETPVELDFSQVVRA
- the rplK gene encoding 50S ribosomal protein L11, which encodes MKKVVGIVKLQLPAGKATPAPPVGPALGQHGANIMEFCKAFNAATANMGDAIIPVEITIYSDRSFTFITKTPPASYLIRKAAGIEKGAQKPGREKVGKITWEDCLKIAEQKMKDLNAGSLEAAARQIAGSARSMGVEVEGMPDA
- the rplA gene encoding 50S ribosomal protein L1, producing the protein MPKHGKRYRALLEKVDTTKTYEIDEAARLVKELASARFDETVEAHIKLGIDPRKSDQNVRSTVTLPHGTGRTVRVLAIAKGEKIKEAEEAGADYAGGEEFIQKILDGWMEFDAVVATPDMMGAVGSKLGRILGPRGLLPNPKAGTVGFNIGEIIKEIKAGRIEFRNDKTGVVHAPIGKASFAPEQIAENLRAFIKAVEAAKPEAAKGTYLRSVYITTTMGPSIRVNPYS
- the rplJ gene encoding 50S ribosomal protein L10, with amino-acid sequence MPSKRNVELLARLKETLQAADGSFFLVNYQGLPAGDEFQLRKALKEKGARLLVAKNTLIRIALQELGLPELDGALAGPTAVVVFEDPVAAAKALLDFAEKNEKKIPEAKAGLLQGQLLSPEDIKALAKLPTLDELRAELVGTLQAPMAEMVGVLGGAAREFVGILDAYVKKQKEAA
- the rplL gene encoding 50S ribosomal protein L7/L12, which encodes MALDIERIKEELSQATVLELKQLIDVLKEEWGVEAAAPVAVAAVPGAAAGAEAAAEEKTEFDVILKEAGGQKLQVIKEVRAITGLGLKEAKDLVEKGGAIKEGISKEEAEEIKKKLEAVGATVELK